From one Streptomyces sp. N50 genomic stretch:
- the glmS gene encoding glutamine--fructose-6-phosphate transaminase (isomerizing) has product MCGIVGYVGSQSALDVVMAGLKRLEYRGYDSSGVAVLADGGLAAAKKAGKLVNLEKELVDRPLPAGSTGIGHTRWATHGGPTDANAHPHLDNAGRVAVVHNGIIENFACLRAELAERGHDLASDTDTEVVAHLLAEEFSGCADLAEAMRQVCRRLEGAFTLVAVHADEPDVVVGARRNSPLVVGVGEGEAFLASDVAAFIAHTRSAIELGQDQVVELRRDGVTVTGFDGAPAEVRSYHVDWDASAAEKGGYDYFMLKEIAEQPKAVADTLLGRIDAAGLLSLDEVRIPVHELREIDKVVIVACGTAFHAGLIAKYAIEHWTRIPCEVELASEFRYRDPILGARSLVIAISQSGETMDTLMALRHAREQGSKVLAICNTNGSTIPRESDAVLYTHAGPEVAVASTKAFLTQLVACYLVALYLGQVRGTKWGDEIQAVIRDLSQISGEVERVLETMEPVRELARSVASKNTVLFLGRHVGYPVALEGALKLKELAYMHAEGFAAGELKHGPIALIEEGMPVVVVVPSSRGRSVLHDKIVSNIQEIRARGAMTIVIAEEGDETVVPYADHLIRIPATPTLLQPLVATVPLQVFACELATARGNEVDQPRNLAKSVTVE; this is encoded by the coding sequence ATGTGCGGAATCGTGGGATACGTGGGGTCGCAGTCGGCGCTCGATGTGGTGATGGCCGGACTGAAGCGGCTGGAGTACCGGGGATACGACTCGTCGGGTGTCGCCGTGCTCGCGGACGGCGGGCTGGCGGCGGCCAAGAAGGCGGGGAAACTCGTCAATCTGGAGAAGGAACTGGTCGACCGTCCGCTGCCGGCGGGGTCGACGGGCATCGGGCACACACGCTGGGCCACGCACGGCGGGCCGACGGACGCGAACGCCCACCCGCATCTCGACAACGCGGGGCGCGTGGCCGTCGTCCACAACGGCATCATCGAGAACTTCGCCTGTCTGCGGGCCGAGTTGGCGGAGCGCGGGCACGATCTCGCCTCCGACACGGACACCGAGGTGGTCGCGCATCTGCTGGCCGAGGAGTTCTCGGGGTGCGCGGACCTGGCGGAGGCGATGCGGCAGGTGTGCCGGCGGCTTGAGGGCGCGTTCACGCTGGTCGCGGTGCACGCGGACGAGCCGGACGTGGTCGTGGGCGCGCGGCGGAACTCGCCGCTCGTGGTCGGCGTGGGGGAGGGCGAGGCCTTTCTCGCCTCCGACGTCGCCGCGTTCATCGCCCACACGCGCTCCGCGATCGAACTGGGGCAGGACCAGGTCGTCGAGCTGCGCCGGGACGGGGTGACGGTCACCGGTTTCGACGGCGCTCCGGCCGAGGTCCGCTCCTACCACGTCGACTGGGACGCGTCGGCCGCGGAGAAGGGCGGCTACGACTACTTCATGCTCAAGGAGATCGCCGAGCAGCCGAAGGCGGTCGCCGACACGTTGCTGGGCCGCATCGACGCGGCGGGCCTGCTCTCGCTGGACGAAGTCCGCATCCCCGTCCATGAGTTGAGGGAGATCGACAAGGTCGTCATCGTCGCGTGCGGTACGGCCTTCCACGCCGGGCTGATCGCCAAGTACGCCATCGAGCACTGGACGCGGATCCCCTGCGAGGTGGAGCTGGCGAGCGAGTTCCGGTACCGGGATCCGATCCTGGGCGCGCGGTCACTGGTCATCGCGATCTCCCAGTCCGGCGAGACGATGGACACGCTGATGGCACTGCGGCACGCGCGGGAGCAGGGTTCGAAGGTCCTGGCGATCTGCAACACCAACGGGTCGACGATCCCCCGTGAGTCGGACGCGGTGCTGTACACGCATGCCGGGCCGGAGGTCGCCGTAGCGTCGACGAAGGCGTTCCTGACGCAGCTGGTGGCGTGCTACCTGGTCGCGCTGTATCTCGGCCAGGTCCGCGGCACGAAGTGGGGCGACGAGATCCAGGCCGTCATCCGGGACTTGTCGCAGATCTCCGGGGAGGTCGAGCGGGTGCTCGAAACCATGGAGCCGGTACGGGAGTTGGCGCGGTCGGTGGCGTCCAAGAACACCGTGCTGTTCCTGGGCCGGCATGTCGGTTATCCCGTCGCCCTCGAAGGCGCCCTGAAACTGAAGGAGTTGGCGTACATGCACGCCGAGGGCTTCGCGGCGGGGGAGTTGAAGCACGGGCCGATCGCGCTGATCGAGGAGGGGATGCCGGTGGTCGTCGTGGTTCCCTCGTCCCGGGGGCGGTCGGTTCTGCACGACAAGATCGTGTCCAACATCCAGGAGATCCGGGCGCGCGGTGCGATGACGATCGTGATCGCGGAGGAGGGCGACGAGACGGTCGTCCCGTACGCCGACCACCTGATCCGGATCCCGGCCACGCCCACGTTGCTGCAACCGCTGGTCGCGACCGTGCCGTTGCAGGTGTTCGCCTGCGAGTTGGCGACGGCTCGGGGGAACGAGGTCGATCAGCCTCGGAACCTGGCGAAGTCGGTGACGGTGGAGTGA